From a region of the Triticum aestivum cultivar Chinese Spring chromosome 7D, IWGSC CS RefSeq v2.1, whole genome shotgun sequence genome:
- the LOC123167621 gene encoding uncharacterized protein produces the protein MAPTLMGLPGSLLTEILLRLPAPEDLARASAACPAFRRLATDASFLRRFRRLHAPRFLAFIDLDGFQPALPPHPAAPAARALASAADFSFSFLPSNCRWIPMDVRDGRVLLGRDHGKDARPPICRELAVCDPLHRRYVLLPPVPDALVASVERPTPVLRMPSDEPLLLPLSENDAAAEGTATAFTVISMVHCETKLAPFVFSSSTGQWRAAAPMLWSAMPVSPMDPAYLRRHHAYRCFYWDSTNNKRKELLVLNIQRMEFSIAELPSSGWGTLGVAIVEAGQGRLGLFGIRDGTAGGSKHDLCFSVRQNKGKNSCQWQMVKTFSLGPEGLHYLKAATERCVLLICSEAPRLVGLSMEMPDLLEYISVDVKKLQLERVCVKPFGKSLSRTRIYAHFPPSLSSPTI, from the coding sequence ATGGCCCCGACGCTGATGGGGCTCCCGGGCAGCCTCCTCACCGAAATCCTTCTCCGGCTGCCCGCGCCGGAGGACCTCGCCCGCGCCTCGGCCGCCTGCCCCGCCTTCCGCCGCCTCGCCACCGACGCCTCCTTCCTGCGCCGCTTCCGCCGCCTCCACGCCCCGCGGTTTCTCGCCTTCATCGACCTCGACGGGTTCCAGCCCGCGCTCCCGCCCCaccccgccgcgcccgccgcccgcgCGCTTGCCAGCGCCGCtgacttctccttctccttcctcccctccaacTGCCGCTGGATCCCGATGGACGTCCGCGACGGCCGCGTCCTCCTAGGCCGGGACCACGGGAAGGACGCGCGGCCTCCGATCTGCAGGGAGCTCGCGGTGTGCGACCCCCTGCACCGGCGGTACGTCCTGCTCCCCCCGGTGCCCGACGCCCTCGTCGCCTCAGTGGAGCGCCCGACCCCCGTGCTACGCATGCCCTCCGACGAGCCTCTCCTTCTTCCCCTCAGCGAGAACGATGCGGCGGCGGAAGGGACAGCAACGGCATTCACGGTGATCTCTATGGTGCATTGCGAGACTAAGCTGGCCCCCTTTGTATTCTCTTCGAGCACCGGGCAGTGGCGAGCCGCGGCACCCATGCTTTGGTCGGCCATGCCAGTGTCGCCCATGGATCCTGCTTATCTCAGGCGGCACCACGCCTATCGCTGCTTCTACTGGGACTCCACCAATAACAAGAGGAAAGAGTTACTCGTGCTTAACATCCAGAGAATGGAGTTCTCCATCGCCGAGCTCCCATCCTCTGGTTGGGGCACTCTAGGCGTGGCCATTGTGGAGGCAGGGCAAGGCAGGCTTGGGCTGTTTGGTATCCGTGATGGAACCGCAGGTGGCAGCAAACATGACCTCTGCTTCAGCGTTAGGCAGAACAAAGGCAAGAATTCCTGTCAGTGGCAGATGGTGAAGACGTTCTCACTAGGTCCTGAGGGCCTGCATTATCTCAAAGCGGCAACAGAGAGGTGTGTGCTCCTGATATGTTCTGAAGCCCCACGGCTCGTCGGCTTGTCTATGGAGATGCCAGACTTGTTGGAGTATATCTCGGTGGACGTCAAGAAGTTGCAGCTTGAGAGGGTCTGTGTGAAGCCTTTCGGGAAGTCCTTGTCCAGGACGCGCATATATGCCCACTTCCCGCCATCGCTGTCTTCGCCGACAATATGA